In Streptomyces rapamycinicus NRRL 5491, the genomic stretch GTCCGGTGGGCAGGAGGGCGTCGAGATCGACGGCCTCCTCCATGGCGTGCTGATGGGGTGCCACTTCACCGCCCTGGTCGGAGGCGCCCACCCACACTCCGTACAGTTGGGCGGTCTTCTCCTGAAGGGTCATCGCGTCGATCAGGGCGTCGACTCTCGCGGTGACGGAAACGGTGGGGTCGTTCCAGAGGGAGATCTCGGGGGTGTTCTCGACGGCCACGTTGGCGTTCACTTTCCTCCCACGCCCATCAGACCCTTGACCAGGGCGCGACGGGCGAACAGGTAGACGAGCAGTACAGCCGGCCACCGGCCACAGCGCCGGCGCCGGCGTCGGCGCCGATCAACGGCTGAATCCGGCGGTCAGACCGCTCAGCAGCTGGCGGCGGCCGAACGCGTACAGGACCAGGACAGGCAGTGTGGTGAGGACGACGGCGGCGAGAACGGCAGGGACATTGACCCCGTACTGGCCCTGGAAGGTCCACAGTGCGAGCGGCAGGGTCCGGCGGTCAGGGCTCTGAGTGAGGACCAGCGGCAGCAGGAATCCGTTCCAGATGGTCAGTGCGTTGAAGATGGTCACGGTGAGGATGGCCGGTCGGGTGAGCGGTGCCGCCAGCCGCCACAGTGTCGTCCATTCGGTGGCGCCGTCGACCCGCATCGAGTCGAACAGTTCTTTGGGCACGTCGCGGATGAAGTTGGCGAGCACCAGCACCGAGAGCGGGATGGCGAAGGCGATCGACGGAAGGATCAGCGCCAGCAGACTGTCGTACAGACGCAGTTTGATGATGATCAGGTACACCGGGATCACCGTCGCCTGCAACGGGATGGCCAGACCCGTGAGGAACAATCCGTTCATCGCACGCAGGACCCGCATGCGCCAACCACGTACGATCGCGTAGGCGGCCATGAAGGAGAACACGACCGCCGGCACCACGGCGCCGGCGGTGACCACGACGCTGTTCACGAAGTAGCGAAGGAAGTCGGACTCGATGACCAGCCGGTAGTTGTCCAGTGTGGGGTCGCCCGAAGGCACCAGCGGGTTGCTCGCGTAGTAGCGGCTCTGGGCCTTGAGGCTGGTGATGAGGGTCCAGTACAGGGGTACGGCGACGACGACGAGCCAGAGCCACCCGGCCAGGCCGCCGGCCCAGTTGTGCCGGCGGGCCGCCTGACGGGAGTGGCGTTGCCGCTCACGGTGGGTGCCCTTCCGCGGTCGTCGCGGCTCGGTCAGCGTGGTGGACACGTCAGGCCCCCTCGAGTTGGCTCGCACCGGCGTCCCGGCCCCGAGCCGGCGCAGCAGCAGGGCGAGGGCCAGACCCACCAGGACCAGGATGACCGCGATGGCGCTGGCCGGTCCCATCAAGCTGGCCTGGAATCCCCGCTTGTACATGTCCAGTGCGAGGACCCGGGTGGCGTCTCCGGGGCCGCCCCCGGTCAGGACGAAGATGAGGTCGAAGAAGGTCAGCGACCCGACCACCATCAGCGTGGACGAGGTGATGATGGTGTATTTCAGCTGAGGCAGCGTGATGCTGAAGAACTGCCGGATGCGTCCGGCTCCGTCCAACTGCGCGGCCTCGTAAAGGGACTTCGGAATCTGCTGGACGCCACCCTGGTAGATCAGTGAGTGGAACGGGACGAACTGCCAGGAGACGACGAAGATGACGACCGCGAACGCGAGCCCGGGCCGCCCCAGCCAGTCCTGGCTGAGCACCTGGAGCTTCAGCCCGGCACCGAGCCCGAAGTTGGGGTCCAGCAGGGCCTTGTACGCGATCGCGATCGCCGCGGAGCTGAGCGTCAGCGGGATGAAGTACACCACGCCCAGCACCCCACGGTAGCGCTGGCGGCCGGCCAGGAACGTGCCGAGCAGAATACTCAGTGGAGTCTGAACGGCCCAGGACACGGCCATCACCAGGAACGTCACCCAGAGGGCGTGCGGCAGCCCGGGGTCGGTGAGCACCGCACGCCAGCTGGTCAGCCCCGACGGGTGGATGGCGCCGATCCCGTCCCACGTGGTGAAGCTCAGCGCGAAGACACCGACGAGCGGGATCACGGCGAAGCCGACGAAGACCACCAGCGCCGGCGCCGCCAGCCACGGCAGGATGCCGCGCGGTTCGCGACGCGGCGGATGGCCGGTGAGTGAGCTCATTTGCCGGTGACCTCGTTGAGGTTGCGGACGAACTGCTTTGGTGAGATGGACAGTTGGAACAACTTGACGATGTTGTCCAGCAGGGTCTCGGCGGCCGTCGGACTGAGCGCTTGGTCCCAGGACTGGCCGAACACCTTGGCCTTGCTGGCGATGTCGTAGGTAAACTGCAGGAAATCGGCGCTCTTGGAGGCGGCCAGCGCCTTCTCCGTGCCCAGCCGGATCGGAACCGACCCGTTGTCGATCCACTTCTTCACCTCGGTGTCCTGGAGGACGCCTGTGGCGAAGAAGTCCTTGGCGATCTTCTTCTGCTCGGCGCTGGCCTTCGCGGAGATGGACAGGTACTGAGCGGGGTTGCCGACGGTGTCGCTCGGATCGCCCTTGCCGCCCTCAACGGGCGGGAAGGTCATGTACCCCAGCGCGCCGCTGGAGACGAAGTCCCCACCATCGGCCTGTTGGATGCCGTACGACCAGGAGCCGTGCAGCATCATCGCGGCCTTGCCGGTGTACAGCAGCGCCTGGTCGGCGTTGGAGTCCGCGGTGATCGAGGAGAAGCCCTTGATGAACCCGTGGGCTTTGACCAGCTCCTGCACCTTGGTCAGCGCGGCGATGGCGTGCGGGTTGGACCAGGCGTTCTTCTCGCCCTCGATGACGGCCTGGAACACCTCCGGACCGCCGATGCGGTCGAACAGGAATTCCAGCCACATCATGTTCGTCCACCGGGACTGGCCACCGAGGGAGAACGGTGCTATGCCCTTGGCGTTGAACTTGGGCACCAGCGCCATGATGTCATCCCAGGACTTCGGTGGGTTCACGCCGACCTGGTCGAAGACCTTCCTGTTGTAGTAGAGGATGATCGGCTGCACGGTCTCGCACGGCATCGCGTAGATCTTGCCGTCGACGGTTGCCGCGGCGAACGAGGACGGGAACAGCCGCTTCTTGACCTCGGAGTGCTCGTCGAACCACGAGGTGAGGTCCTCAACCTGGCCGGCTTTCACATAGGTGCGCAGCGTCCCACCTCCCCAACCCCAGATGATGGTGGGCGCCTGGCCGGCACCGATGGCGGTCTTGATCTTCGTCTTGTACGCGTCGTTCTGGAAGGTGGTGTCTTTGATCTGCTGCTTGGGGTGGGCCTTGTTGAACGCGTCCACCGCGCCGGCTCTGACACCTTGCTGCGGCTGGCCGCTCAGGTACCAGTACGTGGCTCCACCGCTTTTGCTGGGACCGGACGAGCCGCAGGCCGCCAGCGCAGCGGAGACCGGCACGCCGGCGGCCAGGCCGAGGAGGGTACGTCGAGGGAGGGGATCGCCATGTCTTTATCTCCGCACTCGAGAGCCACCGGCTTCTCGCCAGTCATAGTGAAAACTTTTCGAAATAGCCTTCTTCGAGCTTCGTTCGTGCAAATTAAGTTTCGGACTGACGCCCTGTCAAGGCACGTGCAGACACGTTGTCGGGCAGCAGTCATCTGCGTGGTATCGGACGAGAATGACCCTCGAGAAACCTTGACAGGGACTGAAAGTCTTTCGAAAGAGGTCGCTTGAGGGTGGAGGGACGATGCGATGGCTACGGCTGACACACTGCCAGTGCAGGTCATGCCGCGCCGACAGGTCCCGGTGCCGCCTATGCCGGACCGGGCCGATGCCCTCCTGACTGAGGCGGGCCGGGCGCACGCGTACGGGTCGGCGTGCATGCCGATCGGACCGCGTTCGCCGGACGCGATCTCACGCAGATCGTCGGACGCGTCGAGGTCGAGGGGCTCGTCGGCACCTCCCCGGACGAGCCCGGTCCCGGGTTGCCGTACAGTTGACCGGTTCCACCCGCGTTGCCGACCCTACCGGCGGCTCACCTCACCGGTGGACGTATAGCTGGGAGGAACCGATGCGGCCGAACACCAGGCGCACCACTTTGGCGGACATCGCCCAAGCGGCTGGGGTCTCCGTCGCGACCGTGTCCAAAGTGGTCAACGGTCGCGGTGACGTGGCGCCGCAGACCCGCGCCCGGGTGCAGGAACTGCTGCATCAGCACCACTACCTCGCGCCCGTGTTCCGCCACACCGAGACCGTCCAAAGCCCGACCATCGAGGTGCAGTTCAAGGGCGGCCTCAAGTCGTACGTGGCCGAGACCCTGGAAGGCATCA encodes the following:
- a CDS encoding extracellular solute-binding protein; this encodes MAAGVPVSAALAACGSSGPSKSGGATYWYLSGQPQQGVRAGAVDAFNKAHPKQQIKDTTFQNDAYKTKIKTAIGAGQAPTIIWGWGGGTLRTYVKAGQVEDLTSWFDEHSEVKKRLFPSSFAAATVDGKIYAMPCETVQPIILYYNRKVFDQVGVNPPKSWDDIMALVPKFNAKGIAPFSLGGQSRWTNMMWLEFLFDRIGGPEVFQAVIEGEKNAWSNPHAIAALTKVQELVKAHGFIKGFSSITADSNADQALLYTGKAAMMLHGSWSYGIQQADGGDFVSSGALGYMTFPPVEGGKGDPSDTVGNPAQYLSISAKASAEQKKIAKDFFATGVLQDTEVKKWIDNGSVPIRLGTEKALAASKSADFLQFTYDIASKAKVFGQSWDQALSPTAAETLLDNIVKLFQLSISPKQFVRNLNEVTGK
- a CDS encoding carbohydrate ABC transporter permease, coding for MSTTLTEPRRPRKGTHRERQRHSRQAARRHNWAGGLAGWLWLVVVAVPLYWTLITSLKAQSRYYASNPLVPSGDPTLDNYRLVIESDFLRYFVNSVVVTAGAVVPAVVFSFMAAYAIVRGWRMRVLRAMNGLFLTGLAIPLQATVIPVYLIIIKLRLYDSLLALILPSIAFAIPLSVLVLANFIRDVPKELFDSMRVDGATEWTTLWRLAAPLTRPAILTVTIFNALTIWNGFLLPLVLTQSPDRRTLPLALWTFQGQYGVNVPAVLAAVVLTTLPVLVLYAFGRRQLLSGLTAGFSR